From a region of the Salvelinus alpinus chromosome 2, SLU_Salpinus.1, whole genome shotgun sequence genome:
- the LOC139567636 gene encoding lengsin-like isoform X1, which yields MSIKGMHDSEDLVLEEGSIRLRDQVDGSGMSLGKKKGVKVSGKHVAPVDWDRGGPSIVHHSDYVSSPRPSESNPTIISIGPSPHSHRPSMSPERARPRQDEGPPSRVEWSREGCTYSPKGEVGVSRQTMDELKSILKDSSMLGARGKEEGGRPGSPAPYTYLHGTNRGDGRPESQSSFTTFKPHSDASRRVSTRSRDSSSIQLGSGMDSSTSHRSDVTGANRQSEVRSSTFESSSANCGDNSKDNMDKSGTRSFVSTMEHIKQQIARENINFVRFEATDLHGVSRSKTVPVRFFHEKAVYGVPMPRSYLELTLSPKSCEVDHANNPANFSSDVLLIPDLSTFRVLPWAEQTARVICDPCMITGSPLRTAPRLIAKQLMGQLQSMGFSLYSSFTYECCVLGAPDRVGPKSMLFPATTLASNHDLPFFQQLVNGMYCMGADVDSLASAMVPGQMEINLRPEFGIAAADTAFTFRTGIKEMARKYSYIASFFTDDSLYNAGVLSHSLWDANSHRSLFHTGDHGTGELSEIGRKWLAGLLSHSAALSCLLSPGLGCRSHIAKKVKDPKHNVLYATYGYNDNSSAFNVKCHGGRETHIDNKLGSAMANPYVVLAATVAAGLDGIKRNLAAETGLTRASTHTQLGKQQFAIPVKLEDALVALSEDHVIRGALGEPFVQYFIALKQFEIETEELDTERNKCLEYFI from the exons ATGAGTATAAAAGGAATGCATGACTCAGAGGATCTCGTTCTCGAG GAGGGCTCAATTAGGCTCAGAGACCAGGTAGATGGCAGTGGAATGAGCCTGGGCAAGAAGAAGGGGGTGAAGGTGAGTGGGAAACATGTGGCCCCAGTGGACTGGGACAGAGGGGGGCCGTCCATAGTCCACCACTCCGACTACGTGAGCAGCCCCAGACCCTCAGAAAGCAACCCCACCATCATCTCTATCGGCCCCTCTCCCCACTCCCACAGGCCCTCTATGTCTCCAGAGAGGGCTCGGCCCAGGCAGGATGAGGGCCCCCCCTCCAGGGTGGAGTGGTCCAGAGAGGGTTGCACCTACAGCCCAAAGGGCGAGGTGGGGGTCTCCAGACAGACCATGGATGAGTTGAAGAGTATCCTGAAGGATAGTTCCATGCTTGGTGCCcgggggaaggaggagggggggcgTCCTGGGAGCCCAGCCCCTTACACCTACCTGCATGGGACCAACAGGGGAGATGGACGGCCGGAGTCCCAGTCCTCCTTCACCACTTTCAAGCCCCACTCTGATGCTTCCAGGAGGGTGTCCACCAGGTCCAGGGACAGCAGCTCCATCCAGCTTGGCTCCGGTATGGACTCGTCAACCTCACACAGGTCAGATGTGACTGGAGCAAACAGGCAATCCGAAGTACGGTCGTCCACGTTTGAGAGCAGCAGTGCCAACTGTGGAG ATAACAGTAAAGACAACATGGATAAGTCTGGGACTCGGAGCTTTGTCTCCACCATGGAGCACATCAAGCAGCAGATTGCCCGGGAGAATATCAACTTTGTCCGCTTCGAGGCCACAGATCTCCATGGGGTCTCCAGGTCTAAGACAGTGCCAGTCCGCTTCTTTCAT GAGAAAGCAGTATACGGGGTGCCGATGCCAAGAAGCTACCTAGAGCTGACCCTGAGCCCTAAGAGCTGTGAGGTGGACCACGCCAACAACCCTGCCAACTTCAGTAGCGACGTGCTGCTTATCCCAGACCTGTCGACCTTCAGGGTGCTGCCCTGGGCAGAGCAGACGGCCCGGGTCATCTGTGACCCCTGCATGATAACCGGCAGCCCCCTGCGCACCGCACCCCGTCTCATCGCCAAGCAGCTGATGGGGCAGCTCCAGAGCATGGGTTTCTCCCTGTACTCCTCCTTCACCTACGAGTGCTGTGTCCTGGGCGCGCCCGACAGGGTGGGCCCCAAGAGCATGCTGTTCCCTGCCACCACCCTGGCCAGCAACCACGACCTGCCCTTCTTCCAGCAGCTGGTGAATGGGATGTACTGCATGGGGGCCGACGTGGACAGTTTGGCCTCAGCCATGGTGCCCGGTCAGATGGAGATCAACTTGAGGCCGGAGTTCGGCATCGCGGCCGCCGACACCGCCTTCACGTTTCGTACCGGCATCAAAGAGATGGCGAGGAAATACAGCTACATCGCCAGCTTCTTCACCGACGACAGCCTGTACAACGCCGGGGTGCTTTCCCACTCTCTCTGGGACGCCAACAGCCACCGTAGTCTCTTCCACACCGGGGACCACGGCACAGGGGAGCTGTCGGAGATTGGCAGGAAGTGGCTTGCGGGGCTCTTGAGCCACTCGGCCGCCCTGAGCTGCCTGCTCTCCCCTGGGCTGGGCTGCCGCAGCCACATCGCCAAGAAGGTTAAAGACCCCAAGCACAACGTGCTTTACGCCACCTATGGCTACAACGACAACAGCAGCGCCTTCAATGTAAAATGCCACGGCGGGCGGGAGACGCATATCGACAACAAGCTGGGCTCGGCCATGGCTAACCCATACGTGGTGCTGGCGGCCACCGTGGCGGCAGGACTGGACGGTATCAAACGCAACCTGGCGGCTGAGACAGGTCTGACCAGGGCCTCCACCCACACCCAGCTGGGGAAACAGCAGTTTGCCATCCCTGTGAAGCTGGAGGACGCTCTGGTGGCTTTGAGCGAAGACCATGTGATTCGCGGAGCGCTGGGAGAACCATTTGTGCAGTATTTTATTGCTCTGAAGCAATTTGAGATTGAGACTGAAGAATTGGATACAGAGAGAAACAAATGTCTGGAATATTTCATATAG
- the LOC139567639 gene encoding protein tyrosine phosphatase type IVA 1-like has product MARMNRPAPVEITYKNMRFLITHNPTNATLNKFIEELKKYGVTTVVRVCEATYDSTLVGKEEIQVLDWAFDDGAPPSNQIVDDWLNLLKTKFREEPGCCIAVHCVAGLGRAPVMVALALIECGMKYEDAVQFIRQKRRGAFNSKQLFYLEKYRPKMRLRFKDSNGHRNNCCIQ; this is encoded by the exons ATGGCGCGTATGAACCGACCTGCCCCTGTGGAGATCACCTACAAAAACATGAGGTTCCTCATTACCCACAATCCAACCAATGCCACCTTGAATAAATTCATTGAG GAACTGAAGAAGTATGGCGTGACCACCGTTGTGAGAGTATGTGAGGCCACCTATGATTCCACCTTGGTGGGGAAAGAGGAAATACAGGTTCTG GATTGGGCTTTTGATGATGGAGCTCCTCCCTCTAACCAGATTGTTGATGATTGGTTGAACCTCCTGAAGACTAAGTTTAGGGAGGAGCCTGGTTGCTGCATTGCTGTCCACTGTGTAGCTGGCCTGGGGAG AGCCCCTGTCATGGTTGCCCTGGCTTTGATTGAATGTGGGATGAAGTACGAAGATGCTGTCCAGTTCATCCGGCA GAAGCGTCGCGGAGCGTTCAACAGCAAGCAGCTTTTCTACCTGGAGAAGTATCGTCCAAAGATGCGCCTGCGCTTCAAAGACTCCAACGGCCACCGCAACAACTGCTGCATCCAGTAG
- the LOC139567636 gene encoding lengsin-like isoform X3, with product MSLGKKKGVKVSGKHVAPVDWDRGGPSIVHHSDYVSSPRPSESNPTIISIGPSPHSHRPSMSPERARPRQDEGPPSRVEWSREGCTYSPKGEVGVSRQTMDELKSILKDSSMLGARGKEEGGRPGSPAPYTYLHGTNRGDGRPESQSSFTTFKPHSDASRRVSTRSRDSSSIQLGSGMDSSTSHRSDVTGANRQSEVRSSTFESSSANCGDNSKDNMDKSGTRSFVSTMEHIKQQIARENINFVRFEATDLHGVSRSKTVPVRFFHEKAVYGVPMPRSYLELTLSPKSCEVDHANNPANFSSDVLLIPDLSTFRVLPWAEQTARVICDPCMITGSPLRTAPRLIAKQLMGQLQSMGFSLYSSFTYECCVLGAPDRVGPKSMLFPATTLASNHDLPFFQQLVNGMYCMGADVDSLASAMVPGQMEINLRPEFGIAAADTAFTFRTGIKEMARKYSYIASFFTDDSLYNAGVLSHSLWDANSHRSLFHTGDHGTGELSEIGRKWLAGLLSHSAALSCLLSPGLGCRSHIAKKVKDPKHNVLYATYGYNDNSSAFNVKCHGGRETHIDNKLGSAMANPYVVLAATVAAGLDGIKRNLAAETGLTRASTHTQLGKQQFAIPVKLEDALVALSEDHVIRGALGEPFVQYFIALKQFEIETEELDTERNKCLEYFI from the exons ATGAGCCTGGGCAAGAAGAAGGGGGTGAAGGTGAGTGGGAAACATGTGGCCCCAGTGGACTGGGACAGAGGGGGGCCGTCCATAGTCCACCACTCCGACTACGTGAGCAGCCCCAGACCCTCAGAAAGCAACCCCACCATCATCTCTATCGGCCCCTCTCCCCACTCCCACAGGCCCTCTATGTCTCCAGAGAGGGCTCGGCCCAGGCAGGATGAGGGCCCCCCCTCCAGGGTGGAGTGGTCCAGAGAGGGTTGCACCTACAGCCCAAAGGGCGAGGTGGGGGTCTCCAGACAGACCATGGATGAGTTGAAGAGTATCCTGAAGGATAGTTCCATGCTTGGTGCCcgggggaaggaggagggggggcgTCCTGGGAGCCCAGCCCCTTACACCTACCTGCATGGGACCAACAGGGGAGATGGACGGCCGGAGTCCCAGTCCTCCTTCACCACTTTCAAGCCCCACTCTGATGCTTCCAGGAGGGTGTCCACCAGGTCCAGGGACAGCAGCTCCATCCAGCTTGGCTCCGGTATGGACTCGTCAACCTCACACAGGTCAGATGTGACTGGAGCAAACAGGCAATCCGAAGTACGGTCGTCCACGTTTGAGAGCAGCAGTGCCAACTGTGGAG ATAACAGTAAAGACAACATGGATAAGTCTGGGACTCGGAGCTTTGTCTCCACCATGGAGCACATCAAGCAGCAGATTGCCCGGGAGAATATCAACTTTGTCCGCTTCGAGGCCACAGATCTCCATGGGGTCTCCAGGTCTAAGACAGTGCCAGTCCGCTTCTTTCAT GAGAAAGCAGTATACGGGGTGCCGATGCCAAGAAGCTACCTAGAGCTGACCCTGAGCCCTAAGAGCTGTGAGGTGGACCACGCCAACAACCCTGCCAACTTCAGTAGCGACGTGCTGCTTATCCCAGACCTGTCGACCTTCAGGGTGCTGCCCTGGGCAGAGCAGACGGCCCGGGTCATCTGTGACCCCTGCATGATAACCGGCAGCCCCCTGCGCACCGCACCCCGTCTCATCGCCAAGCAGCTGATGGGGCAGCTCCAGAGCATGGGTTTCTCCCTGTACTCCTCCTTCACCTACGAGTGCTGTGTCCTGGGCGCGCCCGACAGGGTGGGCCCCAAGAGCATGCTGTTCCCTGCCACCACCCTGGCCAGCAACCACGACCTGCCCTTCTTCCAGCAGCTGGTGAATGGGATGTACTGCATGGGGGCCGACGTGGACAGTTTGGCCTCAGCCATGGTGCCCGGTCAGATGGAGATCAACTTGAGGCCGGAGTTCGGCATCGCGGCCGCCGACACCGCCTTCACGTTTCGTACCGGCATCAAAGAGATGGCGAGGAAATACAGCTACATCGCCAGCTTCTTCACCGACGACAGCCTGTACAACGCCGGGGTGCTTTCCCACTCTCTCTGGGACGCCAACAGCCACCGTAGTCTCTTCCACACCGGGGACCACGGCACAGGGGAGCTGTCGGAGATTGGCAGGAAGTGGCTTGCGGGGCTCTTGAGCCACTCGGCCGCCCTGAGCTGCCTGCTCTCCCCTGGGCTGGGCTGCCGCAGCCACATCGCCAAGAAGGTTAAAGACCCCAAGCACAACGTGCTTTACGCCACCTATGGCTACAACGACAACAGCAGCGCCTTCAATGTAAAATGCCACGGCGGGCGGGAGACGCATATCGACAACAAGCTGGGCTCGGCCATGGCTAACCCATACGTGGTGCTGGCGGCCACCGTGGCGGCAGGACTGGACGGTATCAAACGCAACCTGGCGGCTGAGACAGGTCTGACCAGGGCCTCCACCCACACCCAGCTGGGGAAACAGCAGTTTGCCATCCCTGTGAAGCTGGAGGACGCTCTGGTGGCTTTGAGCGAAGACCATGTGATTCGCGGAGCGCTGGGAGAACCATTTGTGCAGTATTTTATTGCTCTGAAGCAATTTGAGATTGAGACTGAAGAATTGGATACAGAGAGAAACAAATGTCTGGAATATTTCATATAG
- the LOC139567636 gene encoding lengsin-like isoform X2 has product MEGSIRLRDQVDGSGMSLGKKKGVKVSGKHVAPVDWDRGGPSIVHHSDYVSSPRPSESNPTIISIGPSPHSHRPSMSPERARPRQDEGPPSRVEWSREGCTYSPKGEVGVSRQTMDELKSILKDSSMLGARGKEEGGRPGSPAPYTYLHGTNRGDGRPESQSSFTTFKPHSDASRRVSTRSRDSSSIQLGSGMDSSTSHRSDVTGANRQSEVRSSTFESSSANCGDNSKDNMDKSGTRSFVSTMEHIKQQIARENINFVRFEATDLHGVSRSKTVPVRFFHEKAVYGVPMPRSYLELTLSPKSCEVDHANNPANFSSDVLLIPDLSTFRVLPWAEQTARVICDPCMITGSPLRTAPRLIAKQLMGQLQSMGFSLYSSFTYECCVLGAPDRVGPKSMLFPATTLASNHDLPFFQQLVNGMYCMGADVDSLASAMVPGQMEINLRPEFGIAAADTAFTFRTGIKEMARKYSYIASFFTDDSLYNAGVLSHSLWDANSHRSLFHTGDHGTGELSEIGRKWLAGLLSHSAALSCLLSPGLGCRSHIAKKVKDPKHNVLYATYGYNDNSSAFNVKCHGGRETHIDNKLGSAMANPYVVLAATVAAGLDGIKRNLAAETGLTRASTHTQLGKQQFAIPVKLEDALVALSEDHVIRGALGEPFVQYFIALKQFEIETEELDTERNKCLEYFI; this is encoded by the exons atg GAGGGCTCAATTAGGCTCAGAGACCAGGTAGATGGCAGTGGAATGAGCCTGGGCAAGAAGAAGGGGGTGAAGGTGAGTGGGAAACATGTGGCCCCAGTGGACTGGGACAGAGGGGGGCCGTCCATAGTCCACCACTCCGACTACGTGAGCAGCCCCAGACCCTCAGAAAGCAACCCCACCATCATCTCTATCGGCCCCTCTCCCCACTCCCACAGGCCCTCTATGTCTCCAGAGAGGGCTCGGCCCAGGCAGGATGAGGGCCCCCCCTCCAGGGTGGAGTGGTCCAGAGAGGGTTGCACCTACAGCCCAAAGGGCGAGGTGGGGGTCTCCAGACAGACCATGGATGAGTTGAAGAGTATCCTGAAGGATAGTTCCATGCTTGGTGCCcgggggaaggaggagggggggcgTCCTGGGAGCCCAGCCCCTTACACCTACCTGCATGGGACCAACAGGGGAGATGGACGGCCGGAGTCCCAGTCCTCCTTCACCACTTTCAAGCCCCACTCTGATGCTTCCAGGAGGGTGTCCACCAGGTCCAGGGACAGCAGCTCCATCCAGCTTGGCTCCGGTATGGACTCGTCAACCTCACACAGGTCAGATGTGACTGGAGCAAACAGGCAATCCGAAGTACGGTCGTCCACGTTTGAGAGCAGCAGTGCCAACTGTGGAG ATAACAGTAAAGACAACATGGATAAGTCTGGGACTCGGAGCTTTGTCTCCACCATGGAGCACATCAAGCAGCAGATTGCCCGGGAGAATATCAACTTTGTCCGCTTCGAGGCCACAGATCTCCATGGGGTCTCCAGGTCTAAGACAGTGCCAGTCCGCTTCTTTCAT GAGAAAGCAGTATACGGGGTGCCGATGCCAAGAAGCTACCTAGAGCTGACCCTGAGCCCTAAGAGCTGTGAGGTGGACCACGCCAACAACCCTGCCAACTTCAGTAGCGACGTGCTGCTTATCCCAGACCTGTCGACCTTCAGGGTGCTGCCCTGGGCAGAGCAGACGGCCCGGGTCATCTGTGACCCCTGCATGATAACCGGCAGCCCCCTGCGCACCGCACCCCGTCTCATCGCCAAGCAGCTGATGGGGCAGCTCCAGAGCATGGGTTTCTCCCTGTACTCCTCCTTCACCTACGAGTGCTGTGTCCTGGGCGCGCCCGACAGGGTGGGCCCCAAGAGCATGCTGTTCCCTGCCACCACCCTGGCCAGCAACCACGACCTGCCCTTCTTCCAGCAGCTGGTGAATGGGATGTACTGCATGGGGGCCGACGTGGACAGTTTGGCCTCAGCCATGGTGCCCGGTCAGATGGAGATCAACTTGAGGCCGGAGTTCGGCATCGCGGCCGCCGACACCGCCTTCACGTTTCGTACCGGCATCAAAGAGATGGCGAGGAAATACAGCTACATCGCCAGCTTCTTCACCGACGACAGCCTGTACAACGCCGGGGTGCTTTCCCACTCTCTCTGGGACGCCAACAGCCACCGTAGTCTCTTCCACACCGGGGACCACGGCACAGGGGAGCTGTCGGAGATTGGCAGGAAGTGGCTTGCGGGGCTCTTGAGCCACTCGGCCGCCCTGAGCTGCCTGCTCTCCCCTGGGCTGGGCTGCCGCAGCCACATCGCCAAGAAGGTTAAAGACCCCAAGCACAACGTGCTTTACGCCACCTATGGCTACAACGACAACAGCAGCGCCTTCAATGTAAAATGCCACGGCGGGCGGGAGACGCATATCGACAACAAGCTGGGCTCGGCCATGGCTAACCCATACGTGGTGCTGGCGGCCACCGTGGCGGCAGGACTGGACGGTATCAAACGCAACCTGGCGGCTGAGACAGGTCTGACCAGGGCCTCCACCCACACCCAGCTGGGGAAACAGCAGTTTGCCATCCCTGTGAAGCTGGAGGACGCTCTGGTGGCTTTGAGCGAAGACCATGTGATTCGCGGAGCGCTGGGAGAACCATTTGTGCAGTATTTTATTGCTCTGAAGCAATTTGAGATTGAGACTGAAGAATTGGATACAGAGAGAAACAAATGTCTGGAATATTTCATATAG